A window of Corallococcus macrosporus DSM 14697 contains these coding sequences:
- a CDS encoding SDR family oxidoreductase, with product MDVSRPGKGRLRVAVTGASGDYGRLLLSRLEQDPEVESILVLDVARPEGDKVEFHRVDLTRYDAESELTDALTERPVDALYHLAFLFGPIRNGSLAHELEVIGTMNVLTAAGRSKLPRLVVPSMTAVYGARGNNPALLREDSPLQGCPHSRFVTDKVEVEGQVRAFRERHPDMRVLVLRFAPVLGPSVDNPATRLLRHPVVPTLLGYDPLWQGLHEEDAARALHLALRADASGELNVVGRGVMPLSGLIQQAGARPLPLPGPLFRAALHTLDVVGAGPLPVALLDYIHYSWVADGERAESALGFIPLHHVKDAAAALKRS from the coding sequence ATGGACGTGTCTCGACCAGGCAAGGGGCGGCTGCGCGTCGCGGTGACCGGCGCCAGCGGTGACTACGGGCGGCTCCTGCTTTCACGGCTGGAGCAGGACCCCGAGGTGGAGAGCATCCTCGTGCTCGACGTCGCGCGGCCCGAAGGCGACAAGGTGGAGTTCCACCGCGTGGACCTCACGCGCTACGACGCGGAGAGCGAGCTCACCGACGCGCTCACCGAGCGGCCCGTGGACGCGCTCTACCACCTGGCGTTCCTCTTCGGCCCCATCCGCAACGGCTCCCTGGCGCACGAGCTGGAGGTCATCGGCACCATGAACGTGCTGACGGCGGCGGGCCGCTCGAAGCTGCCCCGGCTGGTGGTGCCGTCCATGACGGCCGTCTACGGCGCGCGCGGGAACAACCCCGCCCTGCTGCGGGAGGACTCGCCGCTCCAGGGGTGCCCGCACAGCCGCTTCGTCACCGACAAGGTGGAGGTGGAGGGCCAGGTGCGGGCCTTCCGGGAGCGGCACCCCGACATGCGCGTGCTGGTGCTGCGCTTCGCGCCGGTGCTCGGGCCCTCGGTGGACAACCCGGCCACGCGCCTCCTGAGGCACCCGGTGGTGCCCACGCTGCTGGGCTATGATCCGCTCTGGCAGGGGCTCCATGAGGAGGACGCGGCCCGAGCCCTGCACCTGGCGCTGCGCGCGGACGCGTCCGGGGAGCTCAACGTCGTGGGCCGCGGGGTGATGCCGCTCTCCGGCCTCATCCAACAGGCGGGCGCCCGGCCGCTCCCCCTGCCGGGGCCGCTGTTCCGGGCCGCGCTGCACACCCTGGACGTCGTGGGCGCGGGCCCGTTGCCCGTGGCCCTGCTCGACTACATCCATTACTCATGGGTCGCGGACGGCGAGCGCGCCGAGTCCGCACTCGGATTCATCCCCCTCCACCATGTCAAAGACGCCGCTGCGGCGCTGAAGAGGAGCTAG
- a CDS encoding 1-acyl-sn-glycerol-3-phosphate acyltransferase: MAKGVLGNDPFKRGAASRPTETATPGGEEKPAAADAVTAKKKPGNGGTASARAAGKASAAKARKAEGKKGSGKARGGKAAATGGKGAAPAPSRRPAEHARGAEEAALPLREPAASAPPYALDAEAPGPVNDASEPTARQRDVEHALAEAVAAEVAEATATATVAAELGAREGPDAEVERLMATELATELAGSAVEGALEQGPSTQGAEQEQEHAAEVAAQVADSAARAAIDELRTRHAAPETSVSSRWEETSVHVVVTEEADTSAVEPEVELPDATRDEFPPGRRGPLSLVPPPPAAASGEPDREPFAPDAGRAEPEGVRPLAERAVAALSLARDIAGQALASEGLGRAMLAVGGLKDMVRAGLGTGGGANLDEYGKDPSLVERLEPVLEFLYSQYWRVGVQGVDHVPPGAAILVANHSGALPYDGLVMSLALTRERPDLREPRWLVEDQVFHAPVVGTLFNRLGAVRACPENALRLLDEHRPLVVFPEGYQALSKPFGERYRLKRFGRGGFVKLALRTGAPIVPVAIVGAEETSPLLGRLPASFLGLPYVPLTPLGPLPLPAKWSIRFGEPIGVEGLAPEAADDLGEVQRLTERTREAIQSMLQSLLRERRSVFAG; encoded by the coding sequence ATGGCCAAGGGCGTCCTTGGGAACGATCCCTTCAAGCGCGGCGCCGCGTCGCGCCCCACCGAAACCGCCACGCCGGGTGGCGAGGAGAAGCCGGCCGCCGCGGACGCGGTGACGGCGAAGAAGAAGCCGGGGAACGGCGGGACGGCGTCCGCGAGGGCGGCGGGCAAGGCGTCCGCCGCGAAGGCCCGCAAGGCCGAAGGCAAGAAGGGGTCCGGAAAGGCCAGGGGCGGGAAGGCCGCGGCCACCGGCGGGAAGGGCGCCGCCCCCGCGCCGTCCCGGCGACCCGCAGAGCACGCGCGGGGCGCCGAGGAAGCCGCGCTCCCCTTGCGTGAGCCCGCGGCTTCCGCTCCGCCGTACGCGCTGGACGCGGAGGCCCCCGGCCCGGTGAACGACGCCAGCGAGCCCACCGCGAGGCAGCGCGACGTGGAGCACGCCCTGGCGGAGGCCGTGGCCGCGGAGGTCGCCGAAGCGACGGCCACCGCCACGGTGGCCGCGGAGCTGGGCGCGCGGGAGGGGCCCGACGCCGAGGTCGAACGGCTGATGGCCACCGAGCTCGCCACCGAGCTGGCCGGGTCCGCCGTGGAGGGAGCGCTGGAGCAAGGCCCGTCCACCCAGGGCGCGGAGCAGGAGCAGGAACACGCCGCCGAGGTGGCCGCGCAGGTGGCGGACAGCGCCGCTCGGGCCGCCATCGACGAGCTGCGGACCCGCCACGCCGCGCCGGAGACCTCCGTGTCCTCGCGGTGGGAGGAGACGTCGGTCCACGTCGTGGTGACGGAGGAGGCGGACACCTCCGCGGTGGAGCCGGAGGTGGAGCTGCCGGACGCCACGCGCGACGAGTTCCCGCCCGGGCGCAGGGGCCCGCTGTCGCTGGTGCCACCACCGCCCGCCGCCGCGTCGGGTGAGCCCGACCGTGAGCCCTTCGCGCCGGACGCCGGGCGCGCCGAGCCCGAGGGCGTCCGTCCCCTGGCGGAGCGCGCCGTGGCGGCCCTCTCCCTGGCGCGAGACATCGCCGGACAGGCCCTGGCGAGCGAAGGCCTGGGCCGGGCGATGCTCGCGGTGGGCGGGCTGAAGGACATGGTCCGCGCCGGCCTGGGCACCGGGGGCGGCGCGAACCTCGACGAGTACGGCAAGGACCCCTCGCTCGTGGAGCGCCTGGAGCCGGTGCTCGAGTTCCTCTACTCGCAATACTGGCGCGTGGGCGTGCAGGGCGTGGACCACGTGCCGCCGGGCGCGGCCATCCTGGTAGCCAACCACTCAGGCGCCCTGCCCTACGACGGCCTGGTCATGTCCCTGGCGCTCACGCGGGAGCGCCCGGACCTGCGCGAGCCCCGCTGGCTGGTGGAGGATCAGGTCTTCCACGCGCCGGTGGTGGGAACGCTCTTCAACCGCCTGGGCGCGGTGCGGGCCTGCCCGGAGAACGCGCTGCGCCTCCTGGACGAGCACCGCCCGCTGGTCGTCTTCCCGGAGGGCTACCAGGCCCTCAGCAAGCCCTTCGGTGAGCGCTACCGGCTGAAGCGTTTCGGCCGCGGCGGCTTCGTGAAGCTGGCGCTGCGCACGGGGGCGCCCATCGTCCCGGTGGCCATCGTCGGCGCGGAGGAGACGTCACCGCTGCTGGGCCGCCTCCCCGCCTCCTTCCTGGGCCTGCCCTACGTGCCCCTCACGCCGCTGGGCCCCCTGCCCCTGCCGGCCAAGTGGAGCATCCGCTTCGGCGAACCCATTGGCGTGGAGGGGCTGGCCCCCGAGGCCGCGGACGACCTGGGCGAGGTCCAACGCCTCACCGAGCGCACCCGCGAGGCCATCCAGAGCATGCTCCAGTCGCTGCTGCGCGAGCGCCGCTCCGTCTTCGCCGGCTGA
- a CDS encoding diguanylate cyclase translates to MQKETVVTVISKISDRPVNLDAALVVIYGLDLGRKFDLTSEETLIGRSSKADIQIDQESVSRNHASITNTREGVRIRDLGSTNGTFINDELVEGVRELRNGDLVKIGRTIFKYIAGGNIEAAYHDEIYRLTTMDGLTQIYNRRYFDEQLDREISRSRRYERMLSLVLLDIDHFKAVNDKFGHLAGDSVLKQLASTVRTKIRREDVFARYGGEEFAILLPEVSEAGTRQLAEKVRRLVEKQRFEFDRQAIPVTVSVGFAVLEPHHREPGELVRDADEKLFEAKTTGRNRVVG, encoded by the coding sequence GTGCAGAAGGAGACGGTCGTCACGGTCATCTCGAAGATCTCCGACCGGCCGGTCAACCTCGACGCGGCGCTGGTGGTGATCTACGGCCTGGACCTGGGACGCAAGTTCGACCTCACGTCCGAGGAGACGCTCATCGGGCGTTCGTCCAAGGCGGACATCCAGATCGACCAGGAGTCGGTGAGCCGCAACCACGCGAGCATCACCAATACCCGTGAGGGCGTGCGCATCCGCGACCTCGGCTCCACCAACGGCACGTTCATCAACGACGAGCTGGTGGAGGGCGTGCGCGAGCTGCGCAACGGCGACCTGGTGAAGATTGGCCGGACCATCTTCAAGTACATCGCCGGCGGCAACATCGAGGCGGCGTACCACGATGAAATCTACCGGCTGACCACCATGGACGGCCTGACGCAGATCTACAACCGGCGCTACTTCGACGAGCAGTTGGACCGGGAGATTTCGCGCAGCCGCCGCTACGAGCGGATGCTGTCGCTGGTGCTGCTGGACATCGACCACTTCAAGGCGGTGAACGACAAGTTCGGGCACCTGGCGGGGGACTCGGTGCTCAAGCAGCTCGCGTCCACCGTGCGCACGAAGATCCGCCGCGAGGACGTGTTCGCGCGCTACGGCGGCGAGGAGTTCGCCATCCTGCTGCCGGAGGTGTCCGAGGCCGGCACGCGCCAGCTCGCGGAGAAGGTGCGCCGGCTGGTGGAGAAGCAGCGCTTCGAGTTCGACCGGCAGGCCATCCCCGTCACGGTGTCGGTGGGGTTCGCGGTGCTGGAGCCGCACCACCGCGAGCCCGGGGAGCTGGTGCGGGACGCCGACGAGAAGCTCTTCGAGGCGAAGACGACCGGCCGCAACCGCGTGGTGGGCTGA
- a CDS encoding DciA family protein: protein MARGEPKSLESLLPRVLARLAGESGKGHALAPVWAAVVGPHLARHTFPQALQGTTLVVAVTGAQWAQSLESESASLCERLNARLGPGTVTSLTFTFQAARR from the coding sequence ATGGCCCGTGGTGAACCCAAGTCCCTGGAAAGCCTTCTTCCTCGCGTCCTGGCGCGGCTCGCGGGGGAGTCCGGCAAGGGCCACGCGCTGGCGCCGGTGTGGGCGGCGGTGGTGGGGCCACACCTGGCGCGCCACACCTTCCCCCAGGCCCTGCAGGGCACCACGCTGGTGGTGGCGGTGACGGGGGCGCAGTGGGCCCAGTCGCTGGAGTCCGAGTCCGCCTCACTGTGCGAGCGCCTCAACGCGAGGCTCGGCCCGGGCACGGTGACGTCCCTGACGTTCACGTTCCAGGCGGCGCGCCGATGA
- a CDS encoding CAP domain-containing protein, translated as MMALLALSAFLAAAPPAPSTMERSAALHVSREFERVGRRVPVEDPRLSKAARRLAREALTEYTTGAPGLFTLTSAVSDSGAADPSPRALVIRAWVPRHAIETFLDRDDFHVERASHFGVGVSVIAERAALVLLLVDRKAELQEFPRRVASGGATLCGALVPPLRHAEVYVTRPDGAVSLTPVQRRNAGGGFCSRLHFATEGTYTVEVVGRADGGPEVAALFLVDQGEPRRRAAREDTAEPTTLEDARRAVYERINALRRAHSLAELVPDAALEQVAQAYSARMSREGFFAHIAPDGSTLMKRLPAGARYVRAGENLGLAAGPLAAHFGIEHSPGHRRNLLDPGFRYMGVGVAFHTVNGRPEAVLTEVFTVAPPASPELVDPRQETYDTLSRLRASRKLPPLTRSAALEALARAHAKRALELDQPSAQPGEAPVHDRVFEVLPDAGTASVDFFVLSDPTAIPESRSMADATNNRVGVGVVRGDSRRFGTNQYWVAVIYAAVP; from the coding sequence ATGATGGCCCTGCTGGCGCTGAGCGCCTTCCTGGCCGCCGCGCCGCCAGCGCCGAGCACCATGGAGCGCAGCGCCGCCCTCCATGTGAGCCGCGAATTCGAGCGCGTGGGCCGGCGTGTCCCGGTGGAGGACCCGCGGCTCTCCAAGGCCGCGCGGCGCCTGGCCCGCGAGGCCCTCACCGAATACACCACCGGCGCGCCGGGCCTCTTCACTCTCACCTCCGCCGTCAGCGACTCCGGCGCGGCGGACCCGTCGCCGCGGGCGCTCGTCATCCGCGCCTGGGTGCCCCGGCACGCCATCGAGACCTTCCTCGATCGCGACGACTTCCATGTCGAGCGCGCCTCGCACTTCGGCGTCGGTGTTTCGGTCATCGCCGAACGCGCGGCCCTGGTGCTGCTGCTGGTGGACCGCAAGGCGGAGCTCCAGGAGTTTCCGCGCCGCGTCGCCAGCGGCGGCGCCACGCTCTGCGGCGCCCTGGTGCCACCGCTGCGGCACGCGGAGGTGTACGTCACCCGTCCCGACGGCGCGGTGAGCCTGACGCCCGTCCAGCGGCGGAACGCGGGAGGCGGCTTCTGCAGCCGGCTCCACTTCGCCACGGAGGGCACCTACACCGTGGAGGTGGTGGGTCGCGCGGATGGGGGGCCTGAAGTGGCGGCCCTCTTCCTGGTGGACCAGGGCGAGCCCCGCAGGCGCGCCGCCCGCGAGGACACCGCCGAGCCCACCACGCTGGAGGACGCCCGCCGCGCCGTCTACGAGCGCATCAACGCGCTGCGCCGGGCCCACTCGCTCGCCGAGCTGGTCCCCGACGCGGCGCTGGAGCAGGTGGCGCAGGCCTACAGCGCGCGCATGTCCCGGGAGGGCTTCTTCGCCCACATCGCGCCGGACGGCTCCACGCTGATGAAGCGGCTGCCCGCGGGGGCGCGCTACGTGCGCGCGGGGGAGAACCTGGGCCTGGCCGCGGGGCCCCTGGCGGCGCACTTCGGCATCGAGCACAGCCCCGGCCACCGCCGCAACCTGCTGGACCCGGGCTTCCGCTACATGGGCGTGGGCGTGGCCTTCCACACGGTGAACGGACGCCCGGAGGCGGTCCTCACCGAGGTCTTCACCGTCGCCCCGCCCGCCTCGCCGGAGCTGGTGGACCCGCGGCAGGAGACCTACGACACCCTGAGCCGGCTGCGCGCCTCGCGCAAGCTGCCGCCGCTGACGCGCAGCGCCGCGCTGGAGGCGCTGGCCCGCGCCCATGCGAAGCGCGCGTTGGAGCTGGACCAGCCGTCCGCCCAGCCCGGTGAGGCCCCGGTGCACGACCGCGTCTTCGAGGTGCTCCCCGACGCGGGCACGGCCTCCGTGGACTTCTTCGTCCTGTCGGACCCCACGGCGATACCGGAGTCCCGCAGCATGGCCGACGCCACGAACAACCGCGTGGGCGTGGGCGTGGTGCGGGGCGACTCCCGCCGCTTCGGCACGAATCAATACTGGGTGGCCGTCATCTACGCGGCCGTCCCGTGA
- a CDS encoding transglycosylase SLT domain-containing protein: protein MSWSGWVAGVVAGMSLGQSPTTLEAVRLHKPDAAALARAELTACAAKKCEDAGRLALLAGTLALSDGQAAEARELLSAWPPPKRLAPYHAFYLGQARFYAGDAAGAAEDFERVLEAKAPAELAARARARLGESLLKAGKAKDAARVLEAAARASPTVELLYQRALARGASGNRAGQRADMLTVALRFPAHPYGDEALAWLTEGSKPAAKLGFTERTTRADRFLDAGASKRGLDELATLDTVKLDKAQAARVALLRARAFFALGRAEDAQKALALARKGPAAIAAQADLLVARRALRSDDNDKARALMAALDQKYPSQPAGDEGAFFAGWLDLQEGRFPEAVKAFTSFEKRYPRSRRRDEGMWFRALAHLRQEEYPKARAALDAFLAAYPRSNMGPQARYWLARSRELEGSKAEALRPAYEAVITSAPASFYALMANERLKALGLKAPAHFPEPPRMLTLPRPPELELAVELTRAGLFRDAADEVEAHGARLRSADQALPFAHALLGLGEYGHAYAVAARHLWGRAFGARAPEALAAFYPRAYATAVEGAATQHRVDPHLVWAIMRRESAFRPEVMSIADARGLMQIIPKTANAIAEKLAEPVPAPADLFSPERNIRYGAWYLSRLMERFAHPALAAAAYNAGPGSAAKWVKERGSLPLDLFVETIPFRETRGYVKQVVADLFLYHAFYGDGAGALKLPLEVPAPTKEGVTF from the coding sequence ATGAGTTGGAGCGGGTGGGTTGCGGGGGTGGTTGCGGGCATGTCCCTGGGGCAATCCCCGACGACGCTGGAGGCCGTGCGCCTCCACAAACCGGACGCGGCGGCCCTGGCGCGCGCGGAGCTGACGGCCTGCGCCGCGAAGAAGTGCGAGGACGCGGGCCGGCTGGCGCTGCTCGCGGGGACGCTCGCCCTCTCTGACGGGCAGGCCGCCGAGGCCAGGGAGCTGCTGTCCGCCTGGCCCCCGCCGAAGCGCCTGGCGCCGTACCACGCCTTCTACCTGGGGCAGGCCCGCTTCTACGCCGGAGACGCGGCGGGCGCGGCGGAGGACTTCGAGCGCGTCCTGGAGGCCAAGGCGCCCGCGGAGCTCGCGGCCCGCGCCCGGGCGAGGCTGGGCGAGTCCCTGCTGAAGGCAGGCAAGGCGAAGGACGCGGCCCGGGTGCTGGAGGCCGCCGCCAGGGCCTCGCCCACGGTGGAGCTGCTCTACCAGCGCGCCCTGGCACGCGGCGCGTCGGGCAACCGCGCCGGCCAACGCGCGGACATGCTGACGGTGGCGCTGCGCTTCCCCGCCCACCCCTACGGTGACGAGGCCCTGGCGTGGCTGACGGAGGGCAGCAAGCCCGCCGCGAAGCTCGGCTTCACCGAACGCACCACCCGGGCGGACCGCTTCCTGGACGCGGGCGCGTCGAAGCGTGGGCTGGACGAGCTGGCGACGCTGGACACGGTGAAGCTCGACAAGGCGCAGGCGGCCCGCGTGGCGCTCTTGCGCGCGCGGGCCTTCTTCGCGCTGGGGCGGGCGGAGGACGCCCAGAAGGCGCTCGCGTTGGCGCGCAAGGGCCCGGCCGCCATCGCCGCGCAGGCGGACCTGCTGGTGGCGCGGCGCGCGCTCCGCTCCGACGACAACGACAAGGCCCGGGCGCTGATGGCGGCGCTGGACCAGAAGTACCCCTCGCAGCCCGCGGGTGACGAGGGCGCCTTCTTCGCGGGGTGGTTGGACCTGCAGGAAGGCCGCTTCCCGGAGGCGGTGAAGGCCTTCACTTCCTTCGAGAAGCGCTACCCCCGCTCGCGCCGGCGGGATGAGGGCATGTGGTTCCGCGCCCTGGCGCACCTGCGTCAGGAGGAGTACCCGAAGGCGCGCGCCGCGCTGGACGCGTTCCTGGCCGCCTACCCCAGGAGCAACATGGGGCCGCAGGCGCGCTACTGGCTGGCGCGCAGCCGCGAGCTGGAGGGCTCGAAGGCGGAAGCCCTGCGTCCCGCCTACGAAGCCGTCATCACCTCCGCGCCCGCGTCCTTCTACGCGCTGATGGCGAACGAGCGCCTCAAGGCCCTGGGCCTGAAGGCGCCCGCCCACTTCCCCGAGCCCCCGCGGATGCTGACGCTGCCCCGCCCGCCCGAGTTGGAGCTCGCGGTGGAGCTGACGCGCGCGGGCCTGTTCCGGGACGCGGCGGACGAGGTGGAGGCGCATGGGGCCCGGCTGCGCTCGGCGGACCAGGCCCTGCCCTTCGCGCACGCGCTGCTGGGCCTGGGCGAGTATGGCCACGCCTACGCGGTGGCGGCGCGTCACCTGTGGGGCCGGGCCTTCGGCGCGCGCGCGCCCGAAGCGCTGGCGGCCTTCTACCCGCGCGCCTACGCCACGGCGGTGGAGGGCGCGGCGACACAGCACCGGGTGGACCCGCACCTGGTGTGGGCCATCATGCGGCGGGAGAGCGCCTTCCGGCCGGAGGTGATGAGCATCGCCGACGCGCGCGGGCTGATGCAGATCATCCCCAAGACGGCGAACGCCATCGCGGAGAAGCTGGCCGAGCCCGTGCCCGCGCCCGCGGACCTCTTCTCCCCCGAGCGCAACATCCGCTACGGCGCCTGGTACCTCTCGCGGTTGATGGAGCGCTTCGCGCACCCGGCGCTCGCGGCGGCGGCGTACAACGCGGGCCCGGGCTCGGCGGCCAAGTGGGTGAAGGAACGAGGCTCGCTGCCGCTGGACCTCTTCGTGGAGACCATCCCCTTCCGGGAGACGCGCGGCTACGTGAAGCAGGTGGTGGCGGACCTGTTCCTCTACCACGCCTTCTACGGTGACGGCGCGGGGGCGCTGAAGCTGCCGCTGGAGGTGCCCGCGCCGACGAAGGAAGGCGTCACCTTCTAG
- a CDS encoding glutathione S-transferase family protein, whose product MSLVLYGHPFSSYTQKVLIALYENGTPFEFRCISPETPAHSAEWARRWPLRKFPLLVEGERDIAETSIIIEYLQLVHPGPVKLLPTDPRAALDVRFLDRYFDLHVMNAAQHAVDGALTGDAVKRQEGLALAVKKLEVAYACLEGRLAGRTWAAAGEDFTLADCAAAPALFYADWTHRISDAHPVLRAYRSRLLARPSFARAVEEARRFRPLFPLGAPDRD is encoded by the coding sequence ATGTCGCTCGTGCTCTACGGCCATCCCTTCTCTTCGTACACGCAGAAGGTCCTCATCGCGCTGTATGAGAACGGCACGCCCTTCGAGTTCCGCTGCATCAGCCCGGAGACACCGGCGCACTCCGCGGAGTGGGCGCGGCGCTGGCCCCTGCGCAAGTTCCCGCTGCTGGTGGAGGGCGAGCGCGACATCGCGGAGACGAGCATCATCATCGAGTACCTGCAGCTCGTGCACCCCGGGCCCGTGAAGCTGCTGCCCACGGACCCGAGGGCCGCGCTGGACGTTCGCTTCCTCGACCGCTACTTCGACCTGCACGTGATGAACGCCGCGCAGCACGCCGTGGATGGCGCGCTGACGGGCGACGCGGTGAAGCGCCAGGAGGGCCTGGCCCTGGCCGTGAAGAAGCTGGAGGTCGCCTACGCCTGTCTCGAAGGGCGGCTCGCCGGCAGGACCTGGGCCGCCGCTGGCGAGGACTTCACGCTGGCGGACTGCGCGGCCGCGCCGGCCCTGTTCTACGCGGACTGGACGCACCGCATCTCCGACGCCCACCCGGTGCTGCGCGCCTATCGCTCGCGGTTGCTCGCGCGCCCGTCCTTCGCCCGCGCGGTGGAGGAGGCGCGGCGGTTCCGGCCGCTCTTCCCGTTGGGCGCGCCGGACCGTGATTGA
- the cmk gene encoding (d)CMP kinase codes for MSARPFIVAIDGPAGAGKSSVSKLLARRLGFSLVDTGAIYRCVALMARREGIASDDDARLGELLSRVHIHFQVVGEENRVFLGGQDVSGEIRTPDISMAASQVSGRPVVRAGLLQLQRRLALESEKGAILEGRDIGTVVFPDADAKFFLAASPEVRARRRYEELFQKGVESTLESVLADQTKRDRDDSARAVAPLKAADDAVHVDSSSTPLSEVVHGMESEILRRMAQRA; via the coding sequence ATGAGCGCCCGGCCCTTCATCGTCGCCATTGACGGGCCCGCCGGTGCCGGCAAGTCCTCGGTGTCCAAGTTGCTGGCGCGCCGGCTGGGCTTCTCGCTGGTGGACACCGGCGCCATCTACCGCTGCGTGGCCCTGATGGCCCGGCGTGAGGGCATCGCCTCCGACGACGACGCCCGCCTGGGCGAGCTGCTGAGCCGCGTGCACATCCACTTCCAGGTGGTGGGCGAGGAGAACCGCGTCTTCCTGGGCGGCCAGGACGTGTCCGGGGAGATCCGCACGCCGGACATCTCCATGGCGGCGTCCCAGGTGTCCGGGCGGCCGGTGGTGCGCGCGGGCCTGCTCCAGCTCCAGCGGCGGCTCGCGCTGGAGTCGGAGAAGGGCGCCATCCTGGAGGGCCGCGACATCGGCACGGTGGTGTTCCCGGACGCGGACGCGAAGTTCTTCCTCGCGGCCAGCCCGGAGGTGCGGGCCCGGCGCCGCTACGAGGAGCTGTTCCAGAAGGGCGTGGAGAGCACCCTGGAGTCGGTGCTCGCGGACCAGACGAAGCGCGACCGCGACGACTCCGCGCGCGCCGTGGCGCCGCTGAAGGCCGCCGACGACGCGGTGCACGTGGACTCCAGCAGCACCCCGCTGTCGGAGGTGGTGCACGGCATGGAGTCCGAAATCCTGCGCCGGATGGCCCAGCGCGCGTGA
- the hisC gene encoding histidinol-phosphate transaminase — translation MRPLVPTHVETLKPYVPGKPIEETEREFGLQGVIKLASNENPLGPSPRAVEAMRSASAATHLYPDATSFHLARKLAAHVGVKPEQVVLGSGSNELIELLIRTFTTPEDEILLCQGSFAAYRISAQAHGRPFVEVPMREGYQYDLDAMAKAITPRTRMVFLANPDNPTGTAFSRAALERFLAAVPPEVLVVHDEAYFEFVEWPDYTSAVALLERHPNLVALRTFSKIHGLAGVRLGYGIMGARLAAYLHRTRMPFNLTVLAQAAGQAALEDTEHVRRTRKINRAGLAYYAAELPKLGATLTHSHANFVFADFGRPAVALYEQLLRKGVIVRPFAGQGFPHHVRISVGTPAENARCVQVLKEVLS, via the coding sequence ATGCGACCGCTCGTTCCCACCCACGTCGAGACCCTCAAGCCGTACGTTCCGGGCAAGCCCATTGAAGAGACCGAGCGCGAGTTCGGCCTCCAGGGCGTCATCAAGCTGGCCTCGAACGAGAATCCGCTGGGGCCCTCGCCGCGCGCCGTGGAGGCGATGCGGAGCGCTTCGGCCGCGACGCACCTGTACCCCGACGCGACGTCCTTCCACCTGGCGCGCAAGCTGGCCGCGCACGTGGGCGTGAAGCCGGAGCAGGTGGTGCTGGGCAGCGGCTCCAACGAGCTCATCGAGCTGCTCATCCGCACCTTCACCACGCCGGAGGACGAAATCCTCCTGTGCCAGGGCTCCTTCGCCGCGTACCGCATCTCCGCGCAGGCCCATGGGCGGCCCTTCGTGGAGGTGCCCATGCGCGAGGGCTACCAGTACGACCTGGACGCCATGGCGAAGGCCATCACCCCGCGCACGCGGATGGTGTTCCTGGCCAACCCGGACAACCCCACGGGCACCGCGTTCAGCCGGGCGGCCCTGGAGCGCTTCCTGGCCGCGGTGCCGCCGGAGGTGCTGGTGGTGCACGACGAGGCCTACTTCGAGTTCGTCGAGTGGCCCGACTACACCAGCGCGGTGGCGCTGCTGGAGCGGCACCCGAACCTGGTGGCGCTGCGCACCTTCAGCAAGATTCACGGGCTGGCCGGCGTGCGCCTGGGCTACGGCATCATGGGCGCCCGGCTGGCGGCGTACCTGCACCGCACGCGGATGCCCTTCAACCTGACGGTGCTGGCCCAGGCCGCGGGCCAGGCGGCCCTGGAGGACACGGAGCACGTGCGCCGCACGCGCAAAATCAACCGCGCGGGCCTGGCGTACTACGCCGCGGAGCTGCCGAAGCTGGGCGCCACGCTCACGCACAGCCACGCCAACTTCGTGTTCGCGGACTTCGGCCGGCCGGCGGTGGCGCTGTACGAGCAGCTCCTGCGCAAGGGCGTCATCGTCCGGCCCTTCGCGGGGCAGGGCTTCCCGCACCACGTGCGCATCTCCGTGGGCACGCCCGCGGAGAACGCGCGCTGCGTCCAGGTGCTGAAGGAGGTCCTGTCATGA